The sequence GTGATTATTGACGCCGGCGACGACTACTTTCCGGTTTAGGCCGGCATATTTTTTGAGAAAGTCTGGAATTAAGATTCTGCCCAGGTTGTCTAAATTAACTTCCATGGCCCCGGTTAAAAAAAATCTGGCAAAGCTTCTTGAATCAGAGCCGGCCAGAGGCAGTTTTGAGATTTTTTCCACCATCACTTCCCACTCTTTGGCAGTGAATAGATACAAGCATTTGTCTAGGCCTCGAGTAATTACGCCTTTGGCGCCCAAAAATGAACGCATTTTTGCGGGAATAGCCAAACGTTTTTTCTCGTCAATTGAATATGTGTATTCGCCGGTAAATATGGTCATTGGGTTTGAGTTATCCCCTATTTTAAGTGGTTTTCCCACACTTATCCACAATTGTCCCCACTGAGTCCACTATAGCCCACCCAGATACCACCGTCAACCAGAGAAAATAGCGGTCTTCCCCACAGGTTTTCCACAGGGTAGTAGAACGTTAAAACCGCCTTTCGGCGGCTGTTTTCAAGGATTAAGAAGTAAGGTGTGGTTCAGCTACGATCGTAGCTGAAAGCGATATTAACGAATCTTCTTACAGCAAGTTTAATTTGAAATCCGGCACCGTAATTTCAATCCGGCTGCCTCTTTTTAACTGGCCCGACAGCAGAGCGGAAGCTAAGATATTCTCGACTTTGTCTTGAATGACTCTCCGCATCTGCCTGGCGCCGAAAACCGGGTCATATCCCAATTCGACGATTTTCTCTTTCAGGGCGTCGGTGATTACCAGCTCAATTCCTTTTTCCATCAGGTTTTTCTTCAATTTCTGCATCAGGAGACCGGCGATCGCCAGAAGATTTTCTTTGGTCAAAGACTTGAAGACGACGACGGCGTCAAAGCGGTTGATGAATTCCGGCCTGAAAAGCCCTTGTTCGAAAACGTGGCTCAAAAGTTTTTCTTTGATCTGCGGCATGGCCAAGTCCTTGGCCAAGGCTTCTAAAATCACCTGGTAGCCGGCGTTGGAAGTGGCGATAATGACAGTGTTGAGAAAGCTGATCTTCCGCCCCAGGCCATCGGTCATAAAGCCTTCGTCGAGAATTCTCAAAAACAGATTCAGGATATTCGGATGGCCCTTTTCAATTTCATCGAGAAGAATCAAAGCAAAAGGAGTTTCTCTGACCTGGTTGACGAAAAAGCTCTGCTCTTCGGTGGATCCGATCAGCCTTTTTGAATCCTGGACATTCTGGTATTCGGAGAGGTCGAGCCTGATTATTCGTTCTTCCGAGCCAAAGTAGATTGCCGCCAAGGCTTTGGCGGTTTCGGTTTTGCCTACGCCCGTGGGCCCCAAGAAAAGAAAAGTCCCCATTGGCCCTTTTCTGACGGTGATGTCGGATCTCGCTCTTCTCAAGGCCGCCGAAACCTCTTTGACGGCTTCTTCCTGGTTAATGATTCTTTGGTGGATCAGGCTTTCGAGGTCAAGAAGAACCTGTTTTTCCTTGATTGACAGCTGGCCGACCGGGATGTCGGTTTTTTCGGAGATCAGTTTGGCAACGTGCTTTGGCAGTAAAATCGGTTCTTTGGTCTGGGCAATGGAAATTATGGTCTCGGCCATCAGGTCGGTCGCTTTTTTCGGGAAAGGCAGAGCCGGCAAATACCTGTCAGCTTTGGTTACTAGCTCTCTCAAGGCGGGATAGCTGATGAATTTCTTGTACTTTGCTTCCCAGTAAGGAACGAACAGCTCCAAAAGCATAATTGTTTCTTCCTGGGAAATTTGCGAGATTTCCACTTTTTCAAAGAATTGGCCTACCTGGCTGGTGTCGACGGTTTTATGGAATTCGGGAAAATTAGTGACGGCGATGAATTTAAAGCTGGGGATTTGGAGATATCTGGCGATAACTCCGGAGATGTCGATTTTCCCCGGCCCCTGGGTTTTGCCGCCGCCGAGAAAGTTGTGGAAGTCCTGGATGACCAGAACGATATTTTTCGCCATCAGGATTTCTTGAAAGATTCTCTCTAAAAGCTGGGCCACTCCTTCCTGTCCTTGGCAGCTGCTGATCAAGGAAGGCAGGTCCAGCT is a genomic window of bacterium containing:
- a CDS encoding ATP-dependent Clp protease ATP-binding subunit; its protein translation is MVNFYLRKSPVFQAAQLSKWFCFKYAKFFKKIFFIAFLPLFLAFLFGFFTNEFSITALAHLLGASLLLMSLAVIFWQLDLFFNLKVGRPEPKASLKEVISDIENFNLADFIELEAALMFKRADNICQIKKISFHTTVLFYSLLSENPPLTSFVFSRLLLSQTEIQRSLEEKIKQIHAGENQNPVDFFIEALNNADKRDNKLISCGNVLTALSKYDPHFRELLIESDLRSEDIDNLTWWWETNQKKMAERKKFWEYKNLIKMGSVGKEWSAGYTVTLDRHSTDLTEVVKDQGFAEIVGHQKEIEQIERSLARSEFSNVLLVGEAGSGRGAIIQALTQKLLFGESLPELNYKRVVELDLPSLISSCQGQEGVAQLLERIFQEILMAKNIVLVIQDFHNFLGGGKTQGPGKIDISGVIARYLQIPSFKFIAVTNFPEFHKTVDTSQVGQFFEKVEISQISQEETIMLLELFVPYWEAKYKKFISYPALRELVTKADRYLPALPFPKKATDLMAETIISIAQTKEPILLPKHVAKLISEKTDIPVGQLSIKEKQVLLDLESLIHQRIINQEEAVKEVSAALRRARSDITVRKGPMGTFLFLGPTGVGKTETAKALAAIYFGSEERIIRLDLSEYQNVQDSKRLIGSTEEQSFFVNQVRETPFALILLDEIEKGHPNILNLFLRILDEGFMTDGLGRKISFLNTVIIATSNAGYQVILEALAKDLAMPQIKEKLLSHVFEQGLFRPEFINRFDAVVVFKSLTKENLLAIAGLLMQKLKKNLMEKGIELVITDALKEKIVELGYDPVFGARQMRRVIQDKVENILASALLSGQLKRGSRIEITVPDFKLNLL
- the mraZ gene encoding division/cell wall cluster transcriptional repressor MraZ yields the protein MTIFTGEYTYSIDEKKRLAIPAKMRSFLGAKGVITRGLDKCLYLFTAKEWEVMVEKISKLPLAGSDSRSFARFFLTGAMEVNLDNLGRILIPDFLKKYAGLNRKVVVAGVNNHIEIWDEIKWQEYRDKTEVASEEIAERLYENKELGI